A stretch of Natator depressus isolate rNatDep1 chromosome 2, rNatDep2.hap1, whole genome shotgun sequence DNA encodes these proteins:
- the LOC141981249 gene encoding uncharacterized protein LOC141981249 has protein sequence MTERGHDRDTLQCRVKVKELWSAYHKAREANRRSGATPTSCQFCKELDTILGGDPTSTVKATVDTSVVRLPVESGLSQEEEILDEAVEGEGDPEAEDDSEVRDACSQELFSTQEEASQAQLSELGEAQTGEETPEMTLGAQPPSLLSAAERLHRIRKWPRRTKEDFLRDVVMHFAAKKQELKEWRDSEKRDRKENAVRQNEAMEWLLNVMERQADTLQELLALQTEQLRARPPLQLLSQNTFPCAPLPPHTHTAPTHSSVYLQHSTPAPTQSSPADSQYPLHSTPVPLQFSPAEVPYLLHCTPKDKVAYDSWTYTNL, from the exons atgacagaaaggggccatgaccgggacacactgcagtgcagggtcaaagtgaaggagctgtggagcgcctaccacaaggcgcgggaggcaaaccgccgctccggtgCTACGCCCACGAGCTGTCAGTTCTgcaaagagctggacacgatactcggtggcgaccccacctccactgtgaaggccactgtggatacttcagtggtTCGCTTGCCAGTCGAGAgcggactgagccaggaggaggaaatcttggacgaggctgtggagggggagggggacccagaggcagaggacgactcggaggtcagagatgcatgcagccaggagctcttctctacccaggaggaggctagccaggcacagctgtcggagcttggcgaagcgcaaacaggagaggagacccctg agatgaccttgggagcccagcctccctctttgttatcggcagctgaacggctgcacagaattagaaagtggccacgaagaactaaagaggactttctgcgtgatgtcgTGATGCACTTTGCCgccaaaaaacaagaattgaaggagtggcgggacagcgagaagagggaccgaaaggagaacgcggtgcgccagaatgaagccatggagtggctcttaaacgttatggagcgccaagcggacacgCTCCAGGAgttactagcactgcaaaccgagcagctccgcgcccgccctcccctgcagctgctgtcgcaaaacactttcccatgcgcccccctccccccccacacacacacagcgccaaCACACTCTAGTGTGTacctgcagcattccactcctgccccgaCACAatccagccctgcggactcccagtacccactgcactcaacacccgtccctctgcagtttagccctgctgaagtaccgtacctgctgcattgtactccaaaggacaaggttgcatatgattcctggacatacacaaatctttaa